From the Cohaesibacter sp. ES.047 genome, the window ATAATAAGAGCACATTACGGTTGACGGAAGACAGTAGGGCCAGCAGCATACGTAGTAGACCGGTTCCAAGGCGTGATTCCGGAAAAATAGTATGATGAAGGGGAGCGGACGATGATTAAGTCCGAATTGGTACAGCATATCGCAGAACAGAATCCACATCTCTACCAACGGGACGTGGAACACATCGTCAATGCTATTCTCGACGAGATTTCCGACGCGCTTGCGCGTGGGGATCGTGTCGAGCTTCGAGGCTTTGGCGCATTTTCCGTCAAGAATCGACCGGCAAGGGTCGGCCGCAACCCCCGGACTGGGGAGAAGGTGCCCGTGGCGGAAAAATATGTGCCCTTCTTCAAGACCGGCAAGGAAATGCGCGAACGCCTGAATGATGGCGAAGATACCGAATAAGCGCCTTTTCGTGCCCAGCCAGGATTCGATAAGATTATGAAAATTCTCAAGCGCCTGCTTCAGCTGTTGATTCTGCTGCCAGTCGGTATTGTGGTTGTCTCGCTTGCCGTCGCCAATCGTCACGACGTCAAGCTCGCGCTCGATCCGTTTTCACCCGAACAGCCGGCGCTTGATTTCTCGATTCCCCTTTACTTTGTCATCTTCGGAGCCCTTCTGATCGGCGTTCTGATTGGCGGCTTCATGGCTTGGCTCAAACAGGGGCGTCACCGCCGCACAGCCCGTGAAAAGCGCTATGAAGCCCAGAAATGGCGCAATGAAGCGGATCGACAGCAGAAGCGTATGGAAAAACTGGTAACCGACACCAAAGGCGATGCGCCCAAGCTGTCCGCTCCGGCGTCTTCCAGCAAGGACATTGCAAATTCAGCCGCCTGAGGGCGCTGCGACCCGGCCTTTAAGGGGAATGTGGGAGCGACCGTTGGGTCAACAGCAAACGAATGCCAGCCGAACAGGCTGGCATTGTTGTTTCCAAGCCTGATTCTGATCGAAAGTTCACCAAGTTGTTTTCGAAATCCGAATGGGATTTGCTCAATCACCCAAAATGCCCTAACACTTTAGTCGGCCAGTCATCGTGTCAGGGATGAACGGGCCCGTCCGATTGACTATAAAAACAGGAGAGCGTTGCGATGCTGGTATTGTCTGCGAAAGATGTCGGGGAAGCCATGGATTATGTCAGCCTGACCAGTGCGTTGCGACAGGCCTTTCGCTCGCAGATCGTCACACCGGTCCGCCATCATCATACGATTGATCTGCCTGATCAGGCCAATGCAACCTTGCTCATGATGCCCGCATGGAAAGATGCAAAAGCGGTTGGAACATCCAGCGGTGGCTATCTCGGCATCAAGATCCTGACGGTCTATCCCGATAACGAGACCCGCGCGCTCAAGCCATCCATTCTGGGAACCTACCTTCTGCTTGATGGTGCGAATGGTGAGGTCAAGGCAATACTCGATGGCCCGACCCTGACGGTCTGGCGCACGGCCTGTGCGTCTGCGCTTGCTGCAGACTTTTTGGCGCGGCCCGATTCTGCCTCGTTGCTGATGGTTGGCACGGGGGCCCTGTCGAGCCATCTCATCCGCGCCCATTGTGCCGTTCGCCCGATCAAGAAGGTCACCATCTGGGGCCGCAATCCCGAAAAGGCAATGGCCTTGTCCGAGCGGGTTGCCGATCTGGGGCTTGATATTTGCGTAACCGAGGATCTGGAAGCTGCTGCCAAAGCGGCTGACGTCATCTCCTGTGCTACGATGTCCCCAACCCCGATCATCAAAGGGGAGTGGCTGACGCCGGGAACCCATCTCGATCTCGTTGGGGCTTTTCGGCCCGATATGCGCGAATCCGACGATGAAGCGATCCGCCGCTCGCGCGTTTACGTAGACACTCTTGCAGGCGCGACCAAGGAGGGGGGAGACATCACCCAGCCGATCGCGTCCAACGTGCTCGATCTTGATGACATTCGCGGCGATCTGTTCGGCCTGTGTCAGGACAAGTGCAGCGCGCGCTGGGGTGACGAGGACATCACCCTGTTCAAGTCCGTGGGAACGGCCCTTGAGGATCTATCCGCTGCGCAATATGTTTACGAGAAGGTCTCTGCCGATTAAGCAAGCTGTTTGAGCGCACCGGCAGGAGCGAGACAAGACAAAGTCATTGCAAGGAGCCTGCGGGCAATGTATGTAAAAATCTGCGGCCTATCGACGCCCGGTACGATTGAGGCAGGCTTGCAAGCAGGTGCCAACTGGATTGGATTTGTCTTTTTTCCAAAAAGCCCGAGGCATGTAGGATATGGGAAAGCGAAGGAACTGGTGGGTCCGGTACGCGGCAAAGCGTCCATAGTCGCCCTCACTGTCAATGCGAGTGACGATGAGCTTGAGGCCATCGACCGGTCGATCAATCCCGATATCTGGCAGTTGCACGGCTCCGAGAGCCCTGAACGTGTCCGTGAAATCAAACAGCGCTATGGCCGTCCGGTCATGAAGGCGCTGACCATCCGGGATAGGGAAGATCTTGCTGCCATCTCTCGATATGAAGAGGCTTGCGATATCTTCCTGTTCGATGCCAAACCGCCCACGGATTCCAAAACGGACCTCCCCGGCGGCAATGGCATCGCCTTTGACTGGCGTTTGATTGAAAATCTCAAGCTCAAGAAACCCTTCGTTCTGGCAGGCGGGCTCGATCCGGACAATGTATCGGAAGCCATTCGCCTGACCCGCCCGCAAGGGGTCGACGTCTCAAGCGGCATTGAAAGCGCGCCGGGCATCAAGGACCGGCAGAAGATTGTTGATTTTGTTCAAAGAGCAAAGCAGGCCGCGCAAGATTTCTAAAGCCTGCTCGCTTTGAACCAAGCGATGAGCAAGGACTTTTCCATGACCACCTCCACTCTGCCCAACAGCATGAGCCAGGGCCCTGATGCCCGAGGGTTCTTTGGCATCTATGGCGGCCAGTTTGTCTCCGAGACATTGATGCCGCTCATTCTCGATCTCGAGAAAGCCTACACCGAAGCGATGGCGGATCCAGCCTTTCACGAGGAACTCGCCGACCTTCACAAAAACTATGTCGGCCGTCAGAGCCCGCTTTATTTTGCCGAGCGCCTGACCGACGAGCTTGGCGGCGCCAAGATCTATCTCAAGCGCGAGGAACTGAACCACACCGGCAGCCACAAGATCAACAACTGCCTTGGCCAGATCCTGCTCGCCAAGCGTATGGGCAAGACCCGCATCATCGCCGAGACCGGAGCCGGTCAGCATGGTGTGGCAACGGCGACTGTTTGCGCCCGCTTTGGTTTTCCTTGTGAGGTCTACATGGGCGCGACCGACGTTGAACGGCAGGCCCCGAACGTTTTCCGCATGGAACTGCTCGGCGGCAAGGTCAATCCGGTCACGGCCGGGGCAGGGACCCTCAAGGACGCTATGAACGAAGCCTTGCGCGACTGGGTCACCAACGTCGAGGACACCTATTATATCATCGGCACCGCCGCCGGACCGCACCCCTATCCTCAGCTGGTGCGCGACTTCCAGTCGATCATCGGTCAGGAAGTCAAGGAACAGATGATGGCCGCCGAAGGCCGCTTGCCGGATATGCTGTGCGCCTGTCTGGGTGGCGGCTCCAATGCCATCGGTCTTTTCCATCCCTTCCTTGAGGATACCGATGTTCAGATCGTCGGTGTCGAAGCGGCAGGACACGGGCTTGATACTGAGGCTCATTGCGCCTCGCTCAATGCGGGCAAACCGGGTGTGCTCCATGGCAACCGGACCTACCTGCTTCAGGATGCGGATGGCCAGATTCAGGAAGGCCACTCCATCTCTGCCGGTCTCGACTATCCCGGCATCGGGCCAGAGCATTCCTTCCTTCGCGATTCTGGCCGTGTCGAGTATGTCTCGGCCACGGACACCGAGGCGCTCGATGCGTTCCAGCTTTTGTGCCGGACCGAGGGCATCATTCCGGCGCTTGAATCGTCCCATGCCATCGCCGAAGTGGTCAAGCGCGCCCCGACGATGGACAAAGACCAGATCATCGTGATCAACCTTTCGGGTCGCGGCGACAAGGACGTGAACACCGTCAGCAAATATCTCGGCCAGGGTTCGGTCTCGGAATAAGCAGCAGGAAGAAAAGCAATGGAACAGACACGTATCGATACCCGCTTTGCTGCCTGCAAGGCTGAAAACCGTCCCGCGCTCGTTGGCTTTATCACCGCAGGCGACCCGGATCTGGGCACCTCGCTCGAGATCCTCAAGGCGATGCCCAAATCCGGTGTTGATGTCATCGAACTGGGAATGCCCTTCTCCGATCCCATGGCCGAGGGCGTCCCCATCCAGCTCGCCACCCAGCGCGCCATGGCCGGCGGTCAGACGATGGAAAAGACGCTCCAGATGGTGCGCGATTTCCGCCAAGGGGACAACGACACCCCGATCATCCTGATGGGCTATTACAATCCCATCTATATCTGGGGCTCGGAAAAATTTGTAGCCGATGCCAAGGCGGCCGGTGCTGATGGCCTGATCGTTGTCGATCTGCCACCTGAGCATGATGACGAACTCTGCCTGCCTGCCAGAAAAGGCGGGCTCAACTTCATTCGTCTTGCCACCCCGACCACCGATGACAAGCGACTGCCGAAGGTTCTCCAGAATACGTCCGGCTTTGTCTATTATGTCTCGGTCACCGGCATCACCGGCTCGGGCGCACTCGATTCTGAAAAGGTCGCCCTCGCGGTGGACCGCATCAAAGGACACACCGATCTGCCCGTGGCTGTGGGCTTTGGCGTCAAGTCACCGGATCAGGCTGAGGCCGTTGGCCGCAACGCGGATGGGGTCGTGGTTGGCTCCGTGTTGGTCAATGCCATCAAGGACAGCCTTGATGCCAATGGCAAGGCGACGGCAACCACCGTCTCCGCCGTAACGGACATCACGTCCGGTTTGGCCGAAGGATGCCGCAAGGCGCGCGCCTGATGGGATGGCTCATTGGGCCGAAGACCGGCTGGGCTCAACCGGCGTGATCATAAAAATAGACCGGAGGTTGAGACAGCCTCCGGTTAAGTTTATTAAAGGTGCATTGGGAAAAAGCGGCCTTCCGTTGAAATTTACCCGTGCCATAGACATATTTGAATGATAAAGATTGGCAACGTCATAGAGTGGCGTCCGCAGATTATATCCCCTGTAGGGCCGCCCCTTGCTATGACGTCGATTTGAAATTTGTGGTGCCGAGCCCCGCAATGGAGCGGGTTGGCACAGTCCACGCCAAGAGCCAGCCTTGATCGCAAAGCGATCGGCCTGTGCAAAGAGCGAGGGCGCTATCCCGCCATTGGGACAAAAGGAATTGGTTCGTGAACTGGATTAACACTGTCGTTCGCCCGAAAATTCGCTCTATCCTGAACCGTCGAGATACCCCGGAAAATCTCTGGATCAAATGTCCGGTTACCGGTGAAATGGTGTTCCACAGGGATTTGGAGCATAACCAGTATGTGGTGCCCAATTCCGACTTCCATATGCGCATCAATGCCACCCAGCGCTTCAGCTATTTCTTCGACAAGAACGATTACACCCTTGTGGACCTGCCGGAAGTGGCGGTTGATCCGCTCAAGTTCCGAGACGTAAAGCGCTACTCCGACCGCATGAAAGATGCGCGCGCCAAATCCGGACGCCGGGATTCGGTGGTCGTCGCGCAAGGCGAGGTCGAAGGCCTTTACATGACGGCAGCGGTTCAGGACTTCACCTTCCTGGCCGGATCGCTCGGCATGGCCGCAGGCGAAGCGCTGATTACCGGCATGATGAAAGCGGTCGCGGACAAGACGCCGTTTGTGCTGTTCACCGCGTCAGGTGGCGCGCGCATGCAGGAGGGCATTCTTTCCCTGATGCAGATGCCGCGTGTCACTGTGGCTGTGCAGTCCCTGCGCGAGGCCGGATTGCCCTATATCGTGGTTCTCACCGATCCGACCACGGGCGGCGTGACAGCCTCTTATGCCATGCTTGGCGACATTCAGCTGGCAGAGCCCGGCGCCCTCATTGGCTTTGCCGGACAGCGTGTGATCGAACAGACCATCCGCGAAAAACTGCCAGAAGGCTTCCAGCGCGCCGAATATCTCAAGGAACACGGCATGGTGGACATGGTCGTCCATCGCCATGAGCTCAAATCCGTCATTGCGCGCTTGTGCCGCTTCTTCACCAACACGCCGACACCTGATCCTGTGGATGAGGACGAGGTGCTGCTGCTAACAGACGAAACCCTGCCCGAGGCAGAGGCGCCTGAAGCTACGGCAGCCGAAGCTGTGGACACCGCCAAAGAAGCTGATGAGAAGAAAGAAACCCCGGCCCCGGACGAAGACAAGAAAGCCGATTGATTGTCTCGGGAGTGGGCCGAACAAAACCGCTCCCGTTGCACGGCCTCAATGAGAGCCGAAATACCTGCATCCTGCGCTTGATCAAGCGTGGGATGTTCTCTATTGAGGGCCGAATAAAACCACTGAATCCGGGTCCGTCCGGCCACCGTCAAACCGGCATCTGCGCGACCCACGTGTGATCCCCCGACGCCAGTACAAGAAGACCTGCCATGGAACAGCCCGAGGCCATTCTCAATCGCATGATCGCCCTGCACCCCAAGAGCATAGATCTTGGTCTGGGCAGGGTATCCGCATTGCTGGCAAAACTTGGCAATCCACACCACCATCTGCCGCCGACCATTCATATCGCCGGCACCAACGGCAAGGGCTCGACGTCAGCGTTCCTGAGGGCGATGGCCGAAGCCGATGGCAAGCGCGTGCATGTCTACACCTCACCGCATCTTGTCCACTTCCGTGAACGCATCCGGCTTGGTGGCACATGTGTCTCGGATGCGTGTCTGGTCGAGGCGCTCCTGACTTGCGAGCGGGCCAATGGCGGCGCGCCCATCACCTTTTTCGAAATCACCACGGTGGCGGCCTTCTTGCTGTTTGCCCAGAACCCGGCGGATCTGCTCATTCTGGAGGTCGGCCTTGGTGGACGTCTTGACGCCACCAATGTCATTGATTTTCCCGCAGTAAGCGTCATCACGGCGATTGCCCACGATCACGAGGGATATCTGGGCAGTGAGCTTGATGGCATCGCGCGCGAGAAGGCCGGCATTTTCAAGCCCGGTGTGCCGGCGATCATCGCCCCACAGTCCGATGATGTGCGCGAAGTCTTGGAAGGGGAGGCGACACGAGCCCGAACGGGGCTGGTGGCTATCGCCGGACAGGACTGGATGGCCTACGAAGAACATGGGCGTTTCATTTTTCAGGCAGAGAGCCGCTTTCTGGATCTTCCCATGCCGCGCCTTGGTGGACGACACCAGCTGGACAATGCCGGCACCGCCATCGCCGCGATCCGGACTGTTTTCCCGGAGATGTCCGACGACAGCATCGCGAAAGGCCTTGTCAAGGTAGACTGGCCCGCCCGCCTACAGCGTCTCACCGAGGGGCGTCTGCTGAGCCAATTACCACCTGACGCCGAACTCTGGCTCGATGGTGGACACAATCCGCAGGCAGGCCATGCCCTGTCGTCGGCGCTGGCGGATCTTGAAGAAAAGGCTCCCAAGCCGCTGCTGATGATCATCGGAATGCTCTCGACCAAGAAACCGCAGGGCTACTTCGCCCCGTTCAAGGGCCTCGCACGCGAAATCATCACAGTCCCTGTGCCCAATTCTGATGCCGGGGTCGATCCTGTGAGCCTTGCCAGCATTGCCCAGGAGAAGGGAATTCCGGCGTCCGCCGCAGCCTCCCTTGAAGAAGCGCTCAAGCGTTTCTCTCTGCAACAGCATAAAACGGCACCCCGCATCCTGATCGGTGGATCGCTCTATGTCGCTGGAGCGGCGCTTGCCGCCAATGGCACCCCTCCCAAATAAGATTATGGACGGCAGATCCGACGCTGGGTTTTGTTCTCCTCACAGAGTCCGGACTGTTTGTAACAGGTCTGGGCACTCATAAAAGGCTTGTCCTCCGCCGCGTATGCTTAAAAAGTTGTAACGATACAATTGATAAACCAACGCCCAGACCCGTTGTTTTCAAACGATCAGGGATGGGCGCAAGAGCAAAATTGCCTTTTCTCAAGAAAAACCGCCAGAGCCGAGCGGTGGGAAATTATAGGTTGGTCCATCGCCTACGCCTTTCGTCTAAAAATAATCGATTTTTTAAGAGCGTGTAAGATATTGAAATAAAAAGTAAAATAAGTTTGGCACAATTAGCTATGCAAAAATAGATTATCTCAATTTCGAGAGGTAAATATTTTGCATCTCTTGCAAGCCAGTCATGCAAAATTGTGTGGTGTAAAATATGAAGCTATGAGCTATATACAGGTCAACACAACGAAGCGAGACTTTAAATCGAGTTACGGAGCGCTTCGTAAGAAAAACCAAGAACTCGATAAAGCCACGTTAGGTAAAAAAGGACGACTAACATGCTTGATAATGTTGTTAAAA encodes:
- a CDS encoding integration host factor subunit beta; its protein translation is MIKSELVQHIAEQNPHLYQRDVEHIVNAILDEISDALARGDRVELRGFGAFSVKNRPARVGRNPRTGEKVPVAEKYVPFFKTGKEMRERLNDGEDTE
- a CDS encoding LapA family protein yields the protein MKILKRLLQLLILLPVGIVVVSLAVANRHDVKLALDPFSPEQPALDFSIPLYFVIFGALLIGVLIGGFMAWLKQGRHRRTAREKRYEAQKWRNEADRQQKRMEKLVTDTKGDAPKLSAPASSSKDIANSAA
- a CDS encoding ornithine cyclodeaminase family protein, with the protein product MLVLSAKDVGEAMDYVSLTSALRQAFRSQIVTPVRHHHTIDLPDQANATLLMMPAWKDAKAVGTSSGGYLGIKILTVYPDNETRALKPSILGTYLLLDGANGEVKAILDGPTLTVWRTACASALAADFLARPDSASLLMVGTGALSSHLIRAHCAVRPIKKVTIWGRNPEKAMALSERVADLGLDICVTEDLEAAAKAADVISCATMSPTPIIKGEWLTPGTHLDLVGAFRPDMRESDDEAIRRSRVYVDTLAGATKEGGDITQPIASNVLDLDDIRGDLFGLCQDKCSARWGDEDITLFKSVGTALEDLSAAQYVYEKVSAD
- a CDS encoding phosphoribosylanthranilate isomerase, which translates into the protein MYVKICGLSTPGTIEAGLQAGANWIGFVFFPKSPRHVGYGKAKELVGPVRGKASIVALTVNASDDELEAIDRSINPDIWQLHGSESPERVREIKQRYGRPVMKALTIRDREDLAAISRYEEACDIFLFDAKPPTDSKTDLPGGNGIAFDWRLIENLKLKKPFVLAGGLDPDNVSEAIRLTRPQGVDVSSGIESAPGIKDRQKIVDFVQRAKQAAQDF
- the trpB gene encoding tryptophan synthase subunit beta — translated: MTTSTLPNSMSQGPDARGFFGIYGGQFVSETLMPLILDLEKAYTEAMADPAFHEELADLHKNYVGRQSPLYFAERLTDELGGAKIYLKREELNHTGSHKINNCLGQILLAKRMGKTRIIAETGAGQHGVATATVCARFGFPCEVYMGATDVERQAPNVFRMELLGGKVNPVTAGAGTLKDAMNEALRDWVTNVEDTYYIIGTAAGPHPYPQLVRDFQSIIGQEVKEQMMAAEGRLPDMLCACLGGGSNAIGLFHPFLEDTDVQIVGVEAAGHGLDTEAHCASLNAGKPGVLHGNRTYLLQDADGQIQEGHSISAGLDYPGIGPEHSFLRDSGRVEYVSATDTEALDAFQLLCRTEGIIPALESSHAIAEVVKRAPTMDKDQIIVINLSGRGDKDVNTVSKYLGQGSVSE
- the trpA gene encoding tryptophan synthase subunit alpha, with product MEQTRIDTRFAACKAENRPALVGFITAGDPDLGTSLEILKAMPKSGVDVIELGMPFSDPMAEGVPIQLATQRAMAGGQTMEKTLQMVRDFRQGDNDTPIILMGYYNPIYIWGSEKFVADAKAAGADGLIVVDLPPEHDDELCLPARKGGLNFIRLATPTTDDKRLPKVLQNTSGFVYYVSVTGITGSGALDSEKVALAVDRIKGHTDLPVAVGFGVKSPDQAEAVGRNADGVVVGSVLVNAIKDSLDANGKATATTVSAVTDITSGLAEGCRKARA
- the accD gene encoding acetyl-CoA carboxylase, carboxyltransferase subunit beta, producing the protein MNWINTVVRPKIRSILNRRDTPENLWIKCPVTGEMVFHRDLEHNQYVVPNSDFHMRINATQRFSYFFDKNDYTLVDLPEVAVDPLKFRDVKRYSDRMKDARAKSGRRDSVVVAQGEVEGLYMTAAVQDFTFLAGSLGMAAGEALITGMMKAVADKTPFVLFTASGGARMQEGILSLMQMPRVTVAVQSLREAGLPYIVVLTDPTTGGVTASYAMLGDIQLAEPGALIGFAGQRVIEQTIREKLPEGFQRAEYLKEHGMVDMVVHRHELKSVIARLCRFFTNTPTPDPVDEDEVLLLTDETLPEAEAPEATAAEAVDTAKEADEKKETPAPDEDKKAD
- a CDS encoding folylpolyglutamate synthase/dihydrofolate synthase family protein, which encodes MEQPEAILNRMIALHPKSIDLGLGRVSALLAKLGNPHHHLPPTIHIAGTNGKGSTSAFLRAMAEADGKRVHVYTSPHLVHFRERIRLGGTCVSDACLVEALLTCERANGGAPITFFEITTVAAFLLFAQNPADLLILEVGLGGRLDATNVIDFPAVSVITAIAHDHEGYLGSELDGIAREKAGIFKPGVPAIIAPQSDDVREVLEGEATRARTGLVAIAGQDWMAYEEHGRFIFQAESRFLDLPMPRLGGRHQLDNAGTAIAAIRTVFPEMSDDSIAKGLVKVDWPARLQRLTEGRLLSQLPPDAELWLDGGHNPQAGHALSSALADLEEKAPKPLLMIIGMLSTKKPQGYFAPFKGLAREIITVPVPNSDAGVDPVSLASIAQEKGIPASAAASLEEALKRFSLQQHKTAPRILIGGSLYVAGAALAANGTPPK